A portion of the Roseibium porphyridii genome contains these proteins:
- the cysG gene encoding siroheme synthase CysG has product MSTLRRPVEVGSKRRAVRVEPLASVPLFFSLEGKRVVLAGGTDAAAWKAELLAAAGAEVHVFAEQLEQTFERLLEAGSVKGGFVHHQTCWSMDSFEGASLAIADARSQGEAQAFFCAAKAAGVPVNVIDNPPFCQFQFGSIVNRSPVVIGVSTNGAAPILGQAIRRRIETLLPGSLRNWALLAQQIRGRVMKSLSAGAERRRFWERFVDLAFSSRSAPETTDLEEFDPLLDEASHAGQGRVTLVGAGPGDAEYLTLKAMRALQAADVILFDDLVDDAVLELARREAKRMLVGKRGGRESCRQEDINDLMVSLARQGKNVVRLKSGDPMIFGRAGEELQRLSDEGIPASVVPGITAASAMAAELGISLTHRDHAQSVRFVTGHARNGKLPETVDWKGLTDPATTTVFYMAGRMAGRITARMIAEGLSSRTPVRVMANVSRHNAASWSGYLANLAEGVESLQSSGPVLIAVGDVFAQTRIEQDTMPEQHGKALTATA; this is encoded by the coding sequence ATGTCGACATTGCGCAGGCCGGTTGAAGTCGGATCCAAACGCCGGGCTGTCCGGGTCGAACCCCTGGCAAGTGTGCCTTTGTTTTTCTCCCTGGAAGGCAAGCGGGTTGTTCTGGCCGGTGGAACGGATGCCGCAGCCTGGAAGGCTGAACTGCTGGCTGCAGCGGGAGCTGAGGTTCACGTTTTCGCTGAGCAATTGGAACAAACCTTCGAGCGGTTGCTTGAGGCCGGGAGTGTCAAAGGAGGTTTTGTTCACCACCAGACGTGCTGGTCGATGGATAGCTTTGAAGGTGCCAGTCTTGCGATAGCCGATGCGCGGTCGCAAGGCGAAGCGCAAGCATTTTTCTGCGCGGCAAAGGCTGCCGGTGTACCTGTAAACGTTATCGACAATCCGCCGTTTTGTCAGTTTCAGTTCGGATCGATCGTGAACAGATCGCCAGTTGTCATCGGCGTTTCAACTAATGGAGCAGCTCCCATCCTGGGGCAAGCTATTCGCAGGCGGATTGAAACTCTGTTGCCAGGCTCATTGCGAAATTGGGCCTTGCTGGCGCAACAAATCCGCGGTCGCGTCATGAAATCGCTATCAGCAGGTGCCGAACGCCGTCGTTTCTGGGAGCGTTTTGTGGATCTGGCGTTTTCATCCAGATCAGCCCCCGAGACAACGGACCTGGAAGAGTTCGATCCACTTCTCGACGAGGCCAGCCATGCAGGCCAGGGGCGCGTGACGCTGGTCGGTGCAGGACCGGGCGATGCCGAATACCTGACGTTGAAGGCGATGCGGGCCTTGCAGGCTGCCGATGTCATTTTGTTTGACGACCTGGTTGATGACGCCGTGCTGGAGCTCGCCCGCCGAGAGGCGAAACGCATGTTGGTCGGTAAGCGAGGCGGCCGGGAAAGTTGCCGGCAGGAGGACATCAACGATCTGATGGTTTCTCTGGCCCGGCAGGGAAAGAATGTGGTTCGGCTGAAGTCTGGCGACCCGATGATTTTCGGCCGGGCAGGTGAGGAACTTCAGCGCCTTTCTGACGAAGGAATTCCGGCCAGTGTTGTGCCAGGCATTACAGCTGCATCGGCAATGGCAGCTGAACTGGGCATTTCGCTGACTCATCGCGATCACGCACAATCGGTTCGCTTCGTAACAGGGCATGCTCGGAATGGAAAACTGCCTGAAACCGTCGACTGGAAAGGTCTCACAGATCCGGCAACCACGACCGTGTTTTACATGGCCGGGCGAATGGCAGGCCGGATCACTGCGCGAATGATCGCAGAAGGTCTTTCATCGCGTACCCCTGTGAGGGTGATGGCCAATGTCTCCCGCCACAATGCGGCGTCATGGTCAGGTTACCTTGCCAACTTGGCAGAAGGTGTCGAAAGTCTGCAGTCTTCAGGCCCGGTTCTCATTGCTGTGGGCGATGTCTTTGCGCAAACGCGCATTGAACAGGACACAATGCCTGAGCAACACGGCAAGGCGCTGACTGCAACCGCGTAA
- a CDS encoding HAD family hydrolase gives MRDIEARIEAADALIFDCDGTLLKTPDLYALGWKTAFGAAGLEMDLDWYHVRAGMSEHVLMDEFEAEKQVTLDRAQTVRDLRKAVLQQMHTVEEIPAIASIAREYHVHMPVAVASGGPHAIVVPALKAAGLFPLFKTVVTMDDVARAKPSPDLFLLAAEKLAIPETACLVFEDSPQGLLAAERAGMSAIDVNDLM, from the coding sequence ATGCGGGACATTGAAGCGCGGATCGAGGCAGCAGACGCGCTGATTTTCGATTGCGACGGAACGCTCTTGAAGACGCCGGATCTGTATGCGCTTGGCTGGAAGACCGCTTTTGGCGCGGCAGGGCTGGAGATGGATCTGGACTGGTATCACGTGCGCGCGGGCATGTCAGAACATGTCCTGATGGACGAATTCGAGGCGGAAAAGCAAGTCACCCTCGATCGCGCTCAAACCGTCCGCGACCTCCGAAAGGCTGTTCTTCAGCAAATGCACACGGTTGAGGAAATCCCCGCCATCGCATCGATTGCCCGCGAGTATCATGTCCATATGCCAGTTGCAGTGGCATCGGGAGGCCCGCACGCCATTGTGGTTCCGGCATTGAAGGCAGCCGGTTTGTTTCCGCTTTTCAAAACTGTCGTCACAATGGACGACGTCGCCAGAGCCAAACCCTCTCCAGACTTGTTTCTCTTGGCTGCCGAAAAACTTGCGATTCCCGAAACTGCCTGTCTGGTCTTCGAAGACAGCCCACAGGGGCTTCTTGCGGCTGAAAGAGCCGGAATGTCGGCAATTGACGTGAATGATCTTATGTAA
- a CDS encoding glycerate kinase type-2 family protein: MTHAPEALLKRLFDVAVAAADPMVCIPKHLPEKPSGRLLVVGAGKASARMAEALETAWGPVDGLVITRDGYARPCAGIEIVEASHPVPDQRGLDATARLLELLDGLEEGDRVIALISGGASALLEHPAGEISLEDLRKLNEDLLSSGAPIDQMNTVRKHVSRVKGGQLAAAAYPARMISLIVSDVAGDDPAFIASGPTVGDNTSFEDAKAILASNNIVLPKSIDDVLMAPTGVLPAGAAKLSKTENIIVAAPSLSLKAASELAEAEGIDVTLLGDALEGEARDLAKEHASLSLEVQAKLAPGDKPRLLLSGGECTVTRRGNGIGGPNAEYALALALALNQQPGIHAIACDTDGVDGAADVAGARIGPQTLSKASKNGVNAADMLAANDSHSFFDLIDDQIVTGPTLTNVNDFRAILIEST, translated from the coding sequence ATGACACATGCCCCTGAAGCGCTCTTGAAGCGCCTGTTCGATGTTGCCGTCGCGGCGGCCGATCCGATGGTCTGCATTCCAAAACACTTACCGGAAAAACCCTCCGGTCGGTTGTTGGTAGTTGGCGCCGGAAAAGCCTCTGCGCGTATGGCGGAAGCGCTTGAAACAGCGTGGGGACCAGTTGATGGACTTGTCATTACACGCGATGGCTATGCAAGGCCTTGCGCGGGAATAGAGATCGTCGAGGCGTCTCATCCGGTCCCGGACCAGCGTGGTCTTGACGCCACGGCCAGACTTCTGGAACTCCTTGACGGCCTTGAAGAGGGTGATCGGGTCATCGCCCTGATTTCAGGTGGTGCATCCGCATTGCTGGAACATCCGGCCGGCGAGATTTCGCTCGAAGACCTGAGGAAACTCAATGAGGATCTTCTGTCTTCCGGAGCGCCCATCGACCAGATGAACACGGTCAGAAAGCATGTGAGCCGTGTCAAAGGCGGACAACTGGCAGCGGCTGCCTACCCTGCGCGCATGATCTCATTGATCGTTTCTGACGTCGCAGGCGATGACCCTGCCTTTATTGCATCGGGTCCAACAGTTGGAGACAACACCAGTTTTGAAGATGCGAAGGCGATTTTGGCAAGCAACAACATCGTTCTTCCCAAGTCCATCGACGACGTGCTGATGGCACCGACCGGCGTATTGCCGGCAGGTGCGGCCAAGCTGTCAAAGACTGAAAACATCATTGTCGCCGCTCCTTCCCTCTCGCTGAAAGCGGCAAGTGAACTGGCGGAAGCAGAGGGAATTGATGTAACGCTTTTGGGCGATGCTCTTGAGGGCGAAGCACGTGACCTTGCAAAAGAACATGCAAGCCTTTCCCTTGAAGTGCAGGCAAAGCTTGCACCTGGCGATAAACCTCGGCTGCTGCTTTCAGGCGGAGAATGCACCGTTACACGCCGCGGCAACGGTATCGGCGGACCTAATGCAGAATATGCACTCGCACTTGCACTGGCTTTGAACCAGCAGCCCGGCATTCACGCAATAGCCTGTGATACGGACGGTGTGGACGGTGCAGCGGATGTTGCCGGAGCACGCATCGGGCCACAGACGTTGTCAAAGGCATCAAAAAATGGCGTCAATGCCGCAGACATGCTGGCCGCCAATGACAGCCATAGTTTCTTTGACCTGATCGACGACCAGATTGTCACGGGCCCAACATTGACCAATGTGAACGATTTCCGGGCAATCCTGATCGAAAGCACCTGA
- a CDS encoding LacI family DNA-binding transcriptional regulator, which yields MKKRPTILDVAKHAGVSKSTVSLVLQNSPSVKKSTRDDVTRAIEDLGYVYNRSAAGLRGAASGLVGLIINDLRNPFFTEFAASAQMTFARKGYSTVVANTDEDPEIQSQVIASMIEHGVSAFVISPAYDAGGSAFDAIQRAGIPTLQVLRQIDERTGVFPFASHNYVDGGALATNHLIDAGCRKIAFVGGLEERPITLERMSGYCNVMKARGLPVETFYGRPSRAFGREIALEIAAKHPEIDAAICFSDLVALGMLSGFAEAGVRVGDDFKLIGFDDIEESSLVYPRLSSIRCDTGAFGEHAAEAMLAWIVDGVRPPNTKRYDVELIKRQSSLGI from the coding sequence ATGAAGAAAAGACCGACGATCCTGGATGTCGCAAAACACGCCGGCGTATCAAAATCGACCGTATCGCTCGTTTTGCAGAATTCCCCGTCGGTTAAGAAGTCGACCCGTGACGACGTCACCCGCGCTATCGAGGATCTCGGCTATGTCTACAACAGGTCAGCAGCAGGTTTGCGCGGCGCGGCATCGGGCCTGGTGGGATTGATCATCAACGACTTGCGAAATCCGTTCTTCACCGAGTTCGCGGCCTCAGCTCAGATGACTTTTGCGCGCAAGGGCTATTCGACCGTTGTTGCCAACACCGACGAAGACCCTGAGATCCAATCCCAGGTGATCGCTTCGATGATAGAGCATGGCGTCTCGGCTTTCGTGATTTCTCCGGCCTATGACGCGGGCGGATCGGCCTTTGACGCCATTCAGCGCGCCGGCATACCAACGCTTCAGGTCCTCAGGCAGATCGATGAGAGAACCGGCGTCTTTCCATTCGCTTCGCACAACTATGTTGACGGTGGAGCGTTGGCAACAAACCACCTGATTGACGCAGGGTGTCGGAAAATTGCCTTCGTCGGAGGCCTGGAAGAACGTCCGATCACTCTGGAACGCATGTCGGGGTACTGCAATGTCATGAAAGCACGAGGCCTTCCGGTCGAAACTTTCTATGGCCGCCCTTCGAGAGCTTTCGGTCGTGAAATCGCACTGGAGATTGCAGCAAAGCACCCGGAAATCGACGCTGCCATATGCTTCAGCGATCTGGTGGCACTCGGCATGCTGTCCGGTTTTGCTGAAGCTGGAGTGCGCGTTGGAGATGATTTCAAGCTCATCGGTTTCGACGACATTGAAGAAAGTTCGCTTGTCTATCCCCGTCTCAGTTCTATACGGTGCGACACCGGAGCGTTCGGAGAACACGCGGCAGAAGCCATGCTGGCGTGGATTGTGGATGGCGTACGTCCACCCAACACCAAACGCTACGACGTCGAACTGATCAAACGCCAATCCAGCCTCGGAATCTGA
- a CDS encoding dihydrodipicolinate synthase family protein produces the protein MLNLPTYENTLEAYSPTGDALTPRAPRTALTRTAFAAAHVVSDPLAERDPWEGSPAVDWENTLRFRHWLWDQGLGLAEAMDTAQRGMGVDWPTAKELIERTMREAKAHPMKPRVACGAGTDQKAPEELATLRDIRAAYCEQMEAIEAAGGQIILMASRAFPAIGAGADDYAETYGALLEQASSPVVLHWLGDMFDPALKGYWGSDDVDAASDLVLQIINANRSKVDGIKISLLDQAHEEGFRARLPEGVRLYTGDDFNYAPLIEGDGTHHSHALLGAFAAIAPVASQALEALAENDLETYRALFAPTVPLSRELFKAPTRFYKAGIAFLAWLNDAQNHFIMPAGFQSSREIAHYAEVFRLADKARLLSKPDIAVERMRLLLKLHGVG, from the coding sequence ATGCTGAACCTTCCGACTTACGAAAACACGCTAGAAGCTTATTCGCCGACAGGCGATGCTCTGACGCCAAGAGCCCCTCGAACCGCGCTGACCCGTACCGCGTTTGCAGCCGCCCATGTGGTTTCCGACCCGCTTGCTGAACGCGACCCTTGGGAGGGATCTCCTGCGGTGGACTGGGAAAACACACTGCGCTTCCGCCACTGGTTGTGGGACCAGGGCCTTGGACTGGCAGAGGCCATGGATACGGCACAGCGCGGCATGGGCGTTGACTGGCCAACGGCAAAAGAACTGATCGAACGCACCATGCGAGAAGCCAAGGCACATCCGATGAAGCCCCGTGTCGCCTGTGGGGCCGGGACGGACCAGAAAGCGCCGGAAGAGCTGGCAACACTCCGCGACATTCGAGCGGCCTATTGCGAGCAGATGGAAGCGATTGAGGCGGCAGGTGGGCAAATCATTTTGATGGCATCACGAGCTTTTCCCGCCATCGGTGCCGGTGCCGACGATTATGCTGAAACCTATGGCGCGCTGCTTGAGCAAGCGTCCAGTCCGGTGGTTCTTCACTGGCTGGGCGACATGTTTGACCCTGCGTTGAAAGGGTATTGGGGCAGTGACGATGTCGACGCGGCATCAGACCTCGTTCTTCAGATTATCAATGCAAACAGGTCCAAGGTTGACGGCATCAAGATTTCGCTGCTGGACCAGGCGCATGAAGAAGGTTTTCGTGCAAGGCTACCCGAAGGTGTTCGTCTCTATACCGGTGATGACTTCAACTATGCTCCGTTGATTGAGGGCGATGGAACGCACCATTCCCACGCGCTTCTGGGTGCATTCGCGGCTATTGCGCCAGTGGCGAGCCAGGCGCTGGAAGCGCTTGCTGAAAATGATCTTGAAACCTACCGCGCACTCTTCGCACCGACGGTTCCGCTCAGCCGCGAATTGTTCAAAGCACCAACCCGCTTCTATAAAGCAGGAATTGCTTTTCTGGCATGGCTGAACGATGCCCAGAACCACTTCATCATGCCTGCCGGGTTTCAATCTTCGCGTGAAATTGCGCATTATGCCGAGGTTTTTCGGCTTGCAGACAAGGCGCGATTGTTGTCAAAGCCTGATATAGCCGTGGAACGAATGCGACTGTTGCTAAAGCTTCACGGCGTGGGTTGA
- a CDS encoding Dabb family protein: MIRHIVLIKFNPEVTEETVAELFQELREIEKQVSGIRDITSGRSESPEKIERGYMHGFVVDFDDWDALERYQIHPDHKALGAKLVANAVGGIDGILVLDIPVPA; the protein is encoded by the coding sequence ATGATCCGCCATATCGTACTAATCAAATTCAATCCGGAAGTAACGGAAGAGACTGTTGCGGAGCTCTTTCAGGAGCTCCGTGAGATCGAAAAGCAGGTGTCGGGCATCCGCGACATCACGTCCGGACGCAGCGAGAGCCCGGAAAAGATTGAACGCGGTTACATGCACGGTTTTGTGGTCGACTTCGATGACTGGGACGCACTGGAACGATATCAGATCCATCCCGACCACAAGGCGCTCGGAGCCAAGCTGGTCGCCAACGCCGTTGGCGGAATAGACGGCATTCTGGTGCTGGACATTCCGGTCCCGGCCTAA